The Devosia sp. YIM 151766 genome includes a region encoding these proteins:
- the mazG gene encoding nucleoside triphosphate pyrophosphohydrolase, with translation MQPSRDISRLIDIMAALRNPDGGCAWDLEQDFRSIRHYTIEEAYEVADAIEREDFADLREELGDLLLQPIYHAQMAKEAGHFDIGDVVYAITEKLVRRHPHVFGDVVADGADDAQNRWEAIKAKERAAKAERKGEAEPSLLDDVPQVLPALARAEKLTKRAAKVGFDWPDMAAVRAKVAEELAEVAQAEASGDHAALREEIGDLLFAVANLARKANIDPEAALRDANSKFTRRFHYVEKRCREDGIAPDAAGLDRLDSYWNEVRAADKG, from the coding sequence ATGCAGCCATCTCGCGACATTTCTCGCCTCATCGACATCATGGCGGCGCTTCGAAACCCGGATGGCGGTTGCGCCTGGGACCTGGAGCAGGACTTTCGCTCGATCCGGCATTATACGATCGAGGAAGCCTATGAGGTCGCCGACGCGATCGAGCGCGAGGATTTTGCCGATCTTCGCGAGGAATTGGGCGACCTGCTGCTGCAACCGATCTACCACGCGCAAATGGCCAAGGAGGCCGGCCATTTCGACATTGGCGACGTGGTCTATGCCATCACCGAAAAACTGGTTCGCCGCCATCCGCACGTATTCGGCGATGTGGTAGCCGACGGTGCGGACGATGCGCAAAATCGCTGGGAGGCGATCAAGGCCAAGGAACGCGCTGCCAAGGCCGAGCGCAAGGGCGAAGCCGAGCCCTCCCTGCTCGATGATGTGCCACAAGTGCTCCCTGCCCTGGCTCGAGCCGAGAAGCTCACCAAGCGCGCGGCCAAGGTCGGGTTCGACTGGCCGGATATGGCGGCAGTGCGCGCCAAGGTAGCGGAGGAATTGGCGGAAGTGGCGCAGGCCGAAGCGTCGGGTGACCATGCGGCTTTACGCGAGGAAATCGGCGATCTGCTGTTTGCCGTCGCCAATCTGGCGCGCAAGGCCAATATCGATCCCGAGGCGGCATTGCGCGATGCCAACAGCAAGTTCACCCGTCGCTTCCACTATGTCGAAAAGCGCTGCCGCGAGGACGGGATCGCGCCGGACGCGGCTGGGCTGGACCGCCTCGACAGCTATTGGAACGAGGTCCGGGCTGCCGATAAAGGCTAA
- a CDS encoding MBL fold metallo-hydrolase: MAAPERIIATILGCGSSGGVPRIGNDWGICDPHEPRNRRRRCSLLIEAWRQGNDQPTRVLIDTGADLREQLLDAHVDRVDAVFYTHEHADHTHGIDDLRVLALHNRRRVDVYFTRECGERLREAFGYCFSTPLGGNYPPILNGHEIAPGDTIAVDGPGGTLEIQAFRQLHGDIDSLGFRVRNLAYSCDLSGIPDSAHTAISGLDIWIIDALRPTPHPSHLSLPETLELIERFQPRQAVLTDMHIDLDYATLEEETPDNVTPAFDGMQIDILTGRILNR, encoded by the coding sequence ATGGCCGCGCCGGAGCGTATCATCGCCACCATTCTGGGCTGCGGCTCATCTGGCGGAGTGCCGCGGATCGGCAATGATTGGGGAATTTGCGATCCTCATGAACCGCGCAATCGCCGCCGCCGCTGCTCGTTGCTGATCGAGGCGTGGCGCCAGGGAAACGACCAGCCCACCAGGGTTTTGATCGATACCGGCGCCGATCTGCGCGAGCAATTGCTCGATGCACATGTCGATCGCGTCGATGCCGTTTTCTACACTCATGAGCATGCCGACCATACCCATGGCATCGACGATCTGCGGGTGCTGGCCTTGCATAATCGCCGGCGCGTCGACGTTTATTTCACCCGCGAATGCGGCGAGCGGCTGCGCGAAGCCTTCGGCTATTGTTTTTCAACGCCGCTGGGCGGCAATTATCCGCCGATCCTGAATGGCCATGAGATCGCACCCGGCGACACGATCGCCGTCGACGGTCCAGGTGGAACACTGGAAATACAGGCCTTCCGGCAATTGCATGGCGACATCGACTCGCTGGGTTTCCGGGTGCGCAATCTGGCCTATAGCTGCGATCTGTCCGGCATTCCCGACAGCGCGCACACGGCGATCAGCGGGCTCGATATCTGGATCATCGACGCGCTGCGGCCGACACCACATCCCAGCCATCTCAGCCTGCCGGAAACCTTGGAACTGATCGAGCGCTTCCAGCCGCGCCAGGCGGTGCTGACGGATATGCATATCGATCTCGACTACGCCACGCTCGAGGAGGAGACGCCAGACAATGTCACGCCAGCCTTCGATGGCATGCAGATCGACATACTGACCGGACGCATTCTCAACCGATAG